The proteins below are encoded in one region of Neisseria macacae ATCC 33926:
- a CDS encoding SPFH domain-containing protein, whose protein sequence is MEFLYSFPVILLLVVVIFGFKAFIVVPQQEVYVVERLGRFHNALTAGLNILIPFVDRVAYRHSLKEVPLDVPSQVCITRDNTQLTVDGIIYFQVTDPKLASYGSSNYIMAITQLAQTTLRSVIGRMELDKTFEERDEINSIVVSALDEAAGAWGVKVLRYEIKDLVPPQEILRSMQAQITAEREKRARIAESEGRKIEQINLASGQREAEIQQSEGEAQAAINASNGEKIARINRAQGEAEALRLVAEANADAIRKIAEAVRSEGGSEAVNLKVAEQYVAAFSNLAKESNTLIMPANVADIGSLVSAGLKIIDSNKAAK, encoded by the coding sequence ATGGAATTTTTATACAGCTTTCCCGTCATCCTGTTGCTTGTCGTCGTAATTTTCGGCTTCAAAGCCTTTATCGTCGTGCCGCAACAGGAAGTTTACGTCGTCGAACGCCTCGGCAGATTTCACAACGCGCTGACCGCCGGTCTGAACATTCTGATTCCTTTCGTTGACCGCGTCGCCTACCGCCACTCGCTCAAAGAAGTGCCTTTGGACGTTCCCAGCCAAGTCTGCATCACCCGCGACAACACCCAGCTTACCGTTGACGGCATCATCTACTTCCAAGTAACCGATCCGAAACTCGCTTCTTACGGCTCCAGCAACTATATCATGGCGATTACCCAACTTGCCCAAACCACGCTGCGTTCGGTTATCGGCCGCATGGAGTTGGACAAAACGTTTGAAGAACGCGACGAAATCAACAGCATCGTCGTTTCCGCGCTCGATGAAGCGGCAGGCGCATGGGGCGTGAAAGTATTGCGTTACGAAATCAAAGACTTGGTTCCGCCGCAAGAAATCCTGCGTTCTATGCAGGCGCAAATTACCGCCGAACGTGAAAAACGCGCCCGCATCGCCGAATCCGAAGGCCGCAAAATCGAGCAAATCAACCTTGCCAGCGGTCAGCGCGAAGCGGAAATCCAACAGTCCGAAGGTGAAGCGCAAGCCGCCATCAACGCGTCAAACGGTGAAAAAATCGCCCGCATCAACCGCGCACAAGGTGAAGCCGAAGCCCTGCGTCTGGTTGCCGAAGCCAACGCCGACGCCATCCGCAAAATCGCCGAGGCAGTCCGCTCAGAGGGCGGTTCCGAAGCCGTCAACCTGAAAGTTGCTGAGCAATATGTCGCCGCCTTCAGCAATTTGGCAAAAGAAAGCAACACGCTGATTATGCCTGCCAACGTCGCCGACATCGGCAGCCTGGTTTCAGCCGGACTGAAGATTATCGACAGCAACAAAGCGGCAAAATAA
- a CDS encoding NfeD family protein: protein MTTWFIVAAAVLIVELFVGTVYLLVVSAALFGAGLVYWLTGNNSIAVAAAAVLSAVGIWVVHSKFKKTAPRQELNDDLDIGQTVQILRRLHGDCYEVSYRGTYWQAQAENADAVQTTSTAVITGKNGNVLLIRLN from the coding sequence ATGACTACTTGGTTTATCGTTGCCGCCGCCGTCCTGATTGTCGAGCTGTTTGTCGGTACTGTATATCTCTTGGTTGTCAGCGCGGCTTTGTTCGGCGCGGGATTGGTGTATTGGCTGACCGGTAATAATTCGATTGCCGTTGCTGCGGCAGCCGTTTTATCCGCCGTCGGTATCTGGGTGGTACACAGTAAATTCAAAAAAACTGCGCCCCGCCAAGAATTGAACGATGATTTGGACATCGGACAGACCGTTCAAATCCTCCGCCGCCTTCACGGCGATTGTTATGAAGTTTCGTATCGGGGAACGTACTGGCAGGCGCAGGCTGAAAATGCCGATGCCGTTCAGACGACCTCTACCGCCGTGATTACCGGTAAAAACGGTAATGTTTTACTCATTCGTTTAAATTGA
- the trmB gene encoding tRNA (guanosine(46)-N7)-methyltransferase TrmB — protein MNEITPDSTVPEAHKRSIRSFVLRQGHMTAAQQRAIDTMWPQFGIDYQDSVLDLNQRFGSDRPKVLEIGFGMGVATVEIAKRLPDTDFLAIDVHGPGVGNILKLIEEEHIGNIRVMRHDAVEVVENMLSDDVLDGIHIFFPDPWHKKRHNKRRLVQTPFLQKLLPKLKVGGYIHLATDWEEYAQQMLEVLSGFDNLQNTAADYAPTPDYRPETKFEARGKRLGHGVWDLVFKRIK, from the coding sequence ATGAACGAAATAACTCCAGATTCCACCGTTCCTGAAGCGCACAAACGCTCCATCCGCAGCTTTGTGTTGCGTCAAGGGCATATGACTGCGGCGCAGCAGCGTGCCATTGATACGATGTGGCCGCAATTCGGCATCGATTACCAAGATTCCGTGTTGGACTTGAATCAGCGTTTCGGCAGCGACCGTCCCAAGGTGTTGGAAATCGGTTTCGGCATGGGCGTGGCGACTGTTGAAATCGCCAAGCGCCTGCCTGATACCGACTTTTTGGCGATTGATGTACACGGTCCCGGTGTCGGCAATATTTTGAAATTGATTGAAGAAGAACACATCGGCAATATCCGCGTGATGCGGCACGATGCGGTCGAAGTGGTCGAAAATATGCTTTCAGACGACGTGCTCGACGGCATCCACATTTTCTTTCCCGACCCTTGGCACAAAAAACGCCATAACAAACGCCGCTTGGTGCAGACGCCGTTTTTGCAGAAACTGCTGCCCAAGCTGAAAGTCGGTGGTTATATCCATCTGGCGACCGACTGGGAAGAATACGCGCAGCAGATGCTGGAAGTGTTGAGCGGTTTTGACAATTTGCAAAATACCGCCGCCGATTACGCGCCTACGCCCGACTACCGTCCCGAAACGAAATTTGAAGCCCGCGGCAAACGTTTGGGGCACGGCGTTTGGGATTTGGTTTTCAAACGCATCAAATAA
- the lpdA gene encoding dihydrolipoyl dehydrogenase, which yields MSLVELKVPDIGGHENVDIIAVEVNVGDTIAVDDTLITLETDKATMDVPAEVAGVVKEVKVKVGDKISEGGLIVVVEAEGAAAAPKAEAPAAAPVQEAPKAAAPAPQAAQFGGSADAEYDVVVLGGGPGGYSAAFAAADEGLKVAIVERYKTLGGVCLNVGCIPSKALLHNAAVIDEVRHLAANGIKYPEPELDIDMLRGYKEGVVSRLTTGLAGMAKGRKVDVIQGDGQFLDPHHLEVSLTTGDVYEQATLTGEKKIVAFKNCIIAAGSRVTKLPFIPEDPRIIDSSGALALKEVPGKLLIIGGGIIGLEMGTVYSTLGSRLDVVEMMDGLMQGADRDLVKVWQKQNEYRFDNIMINTKTVAVEPKEDGVYVTFEGANAPKEPQRYDAVLVAAGRAPNGKLISAEKAGVAVTDRGFIEVDKQMRTNVPHIYAIGDIVGQPMLAHKAVHEGHVAAENCAGHKAYFDARVIPGVAYTAPEVAWVGETELSAKASGRKITKANFPWAASGRAIANGCDNGFTKLIFDAETGRIIGGGIVGPNGGDMIGEICLAIEMGCDAEDIGKTIHPHPTLGESIGMAAEVALGTCTDLPAQKKK from the coding sequence ATGAGCTTAGTTGAATTGAAAGTGCCCGACATTGGCGGACACGAAAATGTAGATATTATCGCGGTTGAAGTGAACGTAGGCGACACCATCGCCGTTGACGATACCCTGATTACCTTGGAAACCGACAAGGCGACGATGGACGTACCTGCCGAAGTTGCGGGCGTGGTCAAAGAAGTCAAAGTCAAAGTCGGCGACAAAATCTCCGAAGGCGGCTTGATTGTAGTCGTTGAAGCTGAAGGCGCGGCTGCCGCTCCTAAAGCCGAAGCACCTGCTGCTGCTCCTGTGCAAGAAGCCCCTAAAGCTGCCGCTCCTGCACCGCAAGCGGCGCAATTCGGCGGTTCTGCTGATGCTGAGTACGACGTGGTCGTATTGGGTGGCGGCCCCGGCGGTTACTCCGCTGCATTTGCCGCAGCCGATGAAGGTCTGAAAGTTGCCATCGTCGAGCGTTACAAAACCTTGGGCGGCGTTTGCTTGAACGTCGGCTGTATCCCTTCCAAAGCCTTGTTGCACAACGCTGCGGTTATCGACGAAGTGCGCCACTTGGCTGCCAACGGCATCAAATACCCCGAGCCTGAACTCGACATCGACATGTTGCGCGGCTACAAAGAAGGCGTGGTTTCCCGCCTGACTACCGGTTTGGCAGGTATGGCAAAAGGTCGCAAAGTGGACGTTATCCAAGGCGACGGTCAATTCTTAGATCCGCACCACTTGGAAGTGTCGCTGACTACCGGCGATGTGTACGAGCAAGCTACGCTTACCGGCGAGAAAAAAATCGTTGCGTTCAAAAACTGTATCATTGCAGCGGGCAGCCGCGTAACCAAGCTGCCGTTTATCCCTGAAGATCCGCGCATCATCGATTCCAGCGGTGCTTTGGCTCTGAAAGAAGTACCGGGCAAGCTGCTGATTATCGGTGGCGGTATCATCGGCCTCGAAATGGGTACGGTTTACAGCACGCTGGGTTCACGCCTTGACGTCGTTGAAATGATGGACGGTTTGATGCAAGGTGCCGACCGCGATTTGGTGAAAGTATGGCAGAAACAAAACGAATACCGTTTTGACAATATCATGATCAACACCAAAACCGTTGCAGTCGAGCCGAAAGAAGACGGCGTTTACGTTACCTTCGAAGGAGCGAACGCGCCGAAAGAGCCGCAACGCTACGATGCCGTATTGGTTGCTGCCGGTCGTGCGCCTAACGGCAAACTCATCAGCGCTGAAAAAGCAGGCGTTGCCGTAACCGACCGCGGATTCATCGAAGTCGACAAACAAATGCGTACCAATGTGCCGCACATCTACGCCATCGGCGACATCGTCGGTCAGCCTATGCTGGCACACAAAGCCGTTCACGAAGGTCACGTTGCCGCTGAAAACTGCGCCGGACACAAAGCTTACTTCGACGCACGCGTGATTCCGGGCGTGGCTTACACCGCTCCCGAAGTCGCATGGGTTGGCGAAACCGAATTGTCTGCCAAAGCATCCGGCCGCAAAATCACCAAAGCCAACTTCCCATGGGCGGCTTCCGGCCGTGCGATTGCCAACGGTTGCGATAACGGCTTCACCAAGCTGATTTTTGATGCCGAAACCGGCCGTATCATCGGCGGTGGTATCGTCGGTCCGAACGGCGGCGATATGATTGGCGAAATCTGCTTGGCCATCGAAATGGGCTGCGACGCTGAAGACATCGGCAAAACCATCCATCCGCACCCGACCTTGGGCGAATCCATCGGTATGGCTGCCGAAGTGGCATTGGGTACTTGTACCGACCTGCCGGCTCAAAAGAAAAAATAA
- the rpe gene encoding ribulose-phosphate 3-epimerase, with protein sequence MNHNFRIAPSILSADFARLGEEVTKVIEAGADLIHFDVMDNHYVPNLTFGPMVCAALKPYATVPIDVHLMVEPVDDLIQAFAKAGASIITFHPEASRHIDRSLSLIKDAGCQAGLVLNPATPAYVLENVLDRLDMVLLMSVNPGFGGQSFIPHTLEKIRQVRAMLDRYEAQSGRHIAIEVDGGIKTDNIAAVAAAGADTFVAGSAIFGKPDYKAVIDAMRKELASVA encoded by the coding sequence ATGAACCACAATTTCCGTATTGCGCCCAGTATCTTATCCGCCGATTTTGCCCGTTTGGGTGAAGAAGTAACGAAAGTTATCGAAGCGGGAGCCGATTTGATTCATTTCGACGTGATGGACAATCATTATGTGCCGAATCTGACTTTCGGCCCTATGGTCTGCGCAGCGTTGAAGCCTTATGCCACCGTGCCGATTGATGTGCATCTGATGGTCGAACCCGTTGACGATCTGATTCAGGCATTTGCCAAAGCAGGGGCGTCGATTATCACGTTTCATCCCGAAGCCAGCCGCCATATCGACCGCAGCCTCAGCCTGATTAAAGATGCGGGCTGTCAGGCAGGATTGGTGTTGAATCCGGCCACTCCCGCCTACGTTTTGGAAAACGTATTGGACAGGTTAGACATGGTATTGTTGATGTCGGTCAACCCCGGTTTCGGCGGACAAAGCTTCATCCCGCATACCCTTGAAAAAATCCGTCAGGTGCGGGCGATGTTGGATCGGTACGAAGCGCAAAGCGGGCGGCATATCGCTATCGAAGTGGACGGCGGCATCAAAACCGACAATATCGCCGCCGTCGCGGCAGCGGGTGCCGATACTTTTGTGGCAGGTTCCGCCATCTTTGGCAAGCCGGACTATAAGGCGGTGATTGATGCCATGAGGAAAGAATTGGCTTCTGTGGCCTAA
- a CDS encoding ATP-binding protein, producing MKLAAFLQKAYSVLDRLDLVLPEKPGKTDWNALAYRWHSVGKKGILESLPNPHTFPLDRLAAVGTQIEKLKRNTEQFLAGRSANNVLMSGSRGTGKSSLVKALLHEYADQGLRLIEVDKSDLVSLPALLSLLKDRPEKFIVFCDDLSFETGDETYKALKTALDGGLSERCSNVLVYATSNRRHLMPEYVDENGGTTGIRGEIHQKEAVEEKISLSDRFGLWLSFYPFDQNDYLQAVENWLGDFGVDFDETARKAALQWAQTRGNRSGRSAWQFACDWAGRLPEQRVLD from the coding sequence ATGAAACTTGCCGCCTTTTTGCAAAAAGCCTATTCCGTTTTGGACCGTCTTGATTTGGTACTGCCCGAAAAACCCGGCAAAACCGACTGGAACGCTTTGGCTTACCGTTGGCACAGCGTCGGTAAAAAAGGGATTTTGGAGAGCCTGCCAAACCCGCATACATTCCCGCTTGACCGTCTGGCTGCCGTCGGGACGCAAATCGAAAAGCTCAAGCGTAATACTGAGCAGTTTTTGGCAGGCCGCTCCGCGAACAATGTTTTGATGAGCGGCTCGCGCGGAACGGGCAAATCCTCGCTGGTCAAAGCCCTGTTGCACGAATATGCCGACCAAGGGCTGCGCTTAATTGAAGTTGATAAGAGCGATTTGGTCAGCCTGCCCGCGCTGCTTTCCTTGTTGAAAGACCGTCCTGAAAAATTCATCGTATTCTGCGATGACCTATCGTTTGAAACCGGCGATGAAACCTACAAAGCCCTGAAAACCGCATTGGACGGCGGTTTGTCGGAAAGATGCAGCAACGTGTTGGTGTACGCGACGTCCAACCGGCGCCACCTTATGCCCGAATATGTGGATGAAAACGGCGGCACAACGGGCATACGCGGCGAAATTCATCAAAAAGAAGCTGTTGAGGAAAAAATTTCCCTATCCGACCGTTTCGGCTTGTGGTTGAGTTTTTATCCGTTCGATCAAAATGACTATCTTCAAGCAGTTGAAAATTGGCTGGGCGACTTCGGCGTGGATTTTGATGAAACGGCACGCAAGGCCGCGTTGCAATGGGCGCAAACGCGCGGCAACCGCTCGGGGCGTTCAGCTTGGCAGTTTGCGTGCGATTGGGCAGGGCGTTTGCCGGAACAACGGGTTTTGGATTGA
- a CDS encoding riboflavin synthase — protein sequence MFTGIVQGVGEIIAIREPSADFRTHVVKLPDGMTEHLQIGASVANNGCCLTITQIDGDTVSFDLMKETLEKTNLGRLKTGDAVNLERAARFGDEIGGHVMSGHIMTTTWITRIERSEFNRTVWFALPPELKPYILSKGFVGLDGCSLTIGDVTETEFNVHLIPETLTRTLFGSRKEGDVINIEIDPQTQAVVDTVMRVMAQQNPAISGQ from the coding sequence ATGTTTACAGGTATCGTCCAAGGTGTCGGTGAGATCATCGCCATCCGCGAACCGTCCGCCGATTTCCGTACCCATGTCGTCAAGCTGCCCGATGGGATGACCGAGCATCTGCAAATCGGCGCATCCGTCGCCAACAACGGCTGCTGCCTGACCATTACCCAAATCGACGGCGATACGGTCAGCTTTGATTTGATGAAAGAAACCTTGGAAAAGACCAATTTAGGTCGTCTGAAAACGGGAGATGCCGTCAATCTCGAACGTGCCGCCCGTTTCGGCGATGAAATCGGCGGACACGTCATGAGCGGGCATATCATGACGACTACGTGGATTACTCGGATAGAACGCAGCGAGTTTAACCGCACGGTATGGTTTGCACTGCCACCCGAGCTCAAACCTTATATTTTGAGCAAAGGCTTTGTCGGCTTGGACGGTTGCAGCCTGACCATAGGCGACGTTACCGAAACGGAATTCAATGTCCACCTGATTCCGGAAACTTTGACGCGCACTTTGTTTGGCAGCCGGAAAGAGGGCGACGTCATCAATATCGAAATCGATCCGCAAACCCAAGCCGTTGTCGATACCGTGATGCGCGTGATGGCGCAACAAAATCCTGCTATATCAGGACAATAG
- a CDS encoding Spy/CpxP family protein refolding chaperone, giving the protein MSVGFKSYLPLCALSVALLTAVGQAHAGPQYIKLDDFQANCDIRSLNLTQDQHNALRRIRNDYKQASDKAYRKLVRTDRNRRQVIMKILAADNFDQNNARDYVETRYLSSMDFAVEELEIQHRFYHLLNPRQRQIWLSSCLR; this is encoded by the coding sequence GTGTCTGTCGGATTCAAATCTTATTTACCCCTCTGTGCATTATCGGTTGCGCTGCTGACGGCTGTCGGTCAAGCGCACGCCGGCCCCCAATATATCAAGCTGGACGATTTTCAAGCCAATTGCGACATCCGCTCCCTTAATCTGACGCAAGACCAACACAATGCTTTGCGCCGTATCCGTAATGATTACAAACAGGCATCGGACAAGGCATACCGCAAACTCGTCCGCACAGACCGTAACCGCCGCCAAGTCATTATGAAAATCCTTGCGGCAGATAATTTCGATCAAAACAACGCCCGCGATTATGTCGAAACCCGCTACTTGTCAAGCATGGATTTCGCTGTGGAAGAATTGGAAATCCAACACCGCTTCTACCACCTGCTCAATCCGCGCCAACGCCAGATTTGGCTCTCTTCCTGTCTTCGCTGA
- a CDS encoding multifunctional CCA addition/repair protein, with amino-acid sequence MKTYLVGGAVRDYLLGLPVKDRDWVVVGADAQTMLAQGFQPVGKDFPVFLHPKTHEEYALARTERKTAKGYAGFSFHADKDVTLEQDLMRRDLTINAMAQDSDDLIIDPFGGQQDLAAGILRHVSPAFAEDPVRILRTARFAARYGFEIAEETMKLMRQMVENGEADALVAERVWQELAKGLMEKNPRRMIEVLRECGALEVLLPEVDALFGVPQRADYHPEIDSGIHTLMVLQRAADMGLSLPERYAALLHDLGKAKTPPDILPKHHGHDLNGVEPVREVNQKLRAPRHCAELAELVCRWHIMFHQVGQLKNKTILTVLKKTDAFRRPERFAAALNVCIADKQGRLNRENAPYPQRAHWLALLEAANQVDSGKIAAECRAQEKAHLIAEEIDRARLAKIAPLQKAYKTEK; translated from the coding sequence ATCAAAACCTACCTCGTCGGCGGCGCCGTCCGCGATTATCTTTTAGGTTTGCCCGTCAAAGACCGCGATTGGGTGGTCGTCGGCGCTGACGCGCAAACCATGCTGGCGCAAGGCTTCCAGCCGGTCGGCAAAGATTTTCCCGTATTCCTCCATCCCAAAACCCACGAAGAATACGCCCTCGCCCGTACCGAACGTAAAACCGCCAAGGGCTATGCCGGTTTCAGTTTCCACGCCGACAAAGACGTTACGCTGGAGCAAGACTTGATGCGCCGCGACCTGACCATCAACGCGATGGCGCAGGATTCAGACGACCTCATCATCGACCCCTTCGGCGGACAACAGGATTTGGCGGCGGGCATTTTGCGCCACGTCTCGCCCGCCTTTGCCGAAGACCCCGTCCGCATCCTGCGTACCGCCCGCTTTGCCGCTCGCTACGGTTTTGAAATCGCCGAAGAAACCATGAAGCTGATGCGGCAGATGGTGGAAAACGGCGAAGCGGACGCTTTGGTTGCCGAACGCGTCTGGCAGGAGTTGGCGAAAGGTTTGATGGAAAAAAATCCCCGCAGGATGATTGAAGTATTGCGCGAATGCGGCGCGCTCGAAGTCTTGCTGCCTGAGGTCGATGCCCTCTTCGGCGTGCCGCAACGCGCCGACTATCATCCCGAAATCGACAGCGGCATCCATACGCTGATGGTACTGCAACGCGCCGCCGATATGGGGCTGAGCCTGCCCGAACGCTACGCCGCCCTGCTGCACGATTTGGGCAAAGCCAAAACCCCGCCCGACATCCTGCCCAAACACCACGGACACGACCTCAACGGCGTCGAACCCGTGCGCGAAGTCAATCAGAAGCTGCGCGCGCCGAGACACTGCGCCGAGCTTGCCGAACTTGTCTGCCGCTGGCACATTATGTTCCACCAAGTCGGGCAGCTCAAAAACAAAACCATCTTAACCGTTTTGAAAAAAACCGACGCTTTCAGACGACCCGAACGCTTCGCTGCCGCCCTGAACGTCTGCATTGCCGACAAACAAGGTCGTCTGAACCGCGAAAACGCCCCCTACCCGCAACGCGCGCACTGGCTCGCCCTGCTCGAAGCCGCCAACCAAGTGGATTCGGGCAAAATCGCCGCCGAATGCCGCGCGCAGGAAAAAGCGCACCTTATCGCCGAAGAAATCGACCGGGCGCGGTTGGCAAAAATTGCTCCTTTGCAAAAAGCGTATAAGACAGAAAAATAG
- the ruvB gene encoding Holliday junction branch migration DNA helicase RuvB, with protein MLQTDNLTAAQPQRIITAQSISSQEELLERALRPKTLDDYIGQDKAKEQLAIFIQAAKKRGEALDHTLLFGPPGLGKTTLAHIIAKELGVNLRQTSGPVLERAGDLAALLTNLEPHDVLFIDEIHRLSPVVEEILYPALEDYQLDIMIGEGPAARSVKIDLPPFTLVGATTRAGMLTNPLRDRFGIVARLEFYQNQDLATIVSRSAQLLQLDMGEEGAMEVAKRSRGTPRIANRLLRRVRDFADVKNNGVIDAAIADAALSMLDVDAQGLDVMDRKFLEAILHKFSGGPVGLDNVAAAIGESTDTIEDVIEPYLIQQGFLQRTPRGRMATERAYLHFGLKMEK; from the coding sequence ATGCTGCAAACCGACAACCTGACCGCCGCCCAGCCCCAGCGCATCATCACCGCCCAAAGCATCTCCTCGCAGGAAGAGTTGCTCGAGCGCGCCCTGCGCCCTAAAACGCTGGACGACTATATCGGGCAAGACAAAGCCAAAGAACAGCTCGCCATCTTTATCCAAGCCGCCAAAAAACGCGGCGAAGCCCTAGACCACACCCTGCTCTTCGGCCCGCCCGGACTGGGCAAAACCACGCTGGCGCACATCATCGCCAAAGAGCTGGGCGTCAACCTGCGCCAAACCAGCGGCCCCGTCCTCGAACGCGCCGGCGACCTTGCCGCCCTTCTGACCAACCTCGAGCCGCACGACGTATTGTTCATCGACGAAATCCACCGCCTCAGCCCCGTCGTCGAAGAAATCCTCTACCCCGCGCTCGAAGACTACCAACTCGACATCATGATAGGCGAAGGCCCTGCCGCCCGTTCCGTCAAAATCGACCTGCCGCCCTTCACCCTCGTCGGCGCAACCACCCGCGCAGGTATGCTGACCAACCCTCTGCGCGACCGCTTCGGTATCGTTGCCCGCTTGGAGTTTTATCAAAATCAAGACCTTGCCACCATCGTCAGCCGTTCCGCGCAATTACTGCAACTCGACATGGGCGAAGAAGGTGCAATGGAAGTCGCCAAGCGCAGCCGCGGCACGCCCCGCATCGCCAACCGCCTGCTGCGCCGCGTACGCGATTTTGCCGATGTGAAAAACAACGGCGTCATCGATGCCGCCATCGCCGATGCCGCTTTAAGTATGCTGGATGTGGACGCGCAAGGTTTGGACGTTATGGACAGAAAATTCCTCGAAGCCATCCTACACAAATTCAGCGGCGGTCCCGTCGGCCTCGATAACGTTGCCGCCGCCATCGGTGAATCCACAGACACCATCGAAGACGTTATCGAACCCTACCTCATCCAACAAGGCTTCCTGCAACGTACCCCCCGCGGCAGAATGGCCACCGAACGCGCCTACCTGCACTTCGGCTTGAAAATGGAAAAATAA
- the aceF gene encoding dihydrolipoyllysine-residue acetyltransferase yields the protein MSIVEIKVPDIGGHENVDIIAVEVKAGDTIAVDDTLITLETDKATMDVPADAAGVVKEVKVKVGDKISEGGVILTVETGAAAAEAAPAPAAEAQPAPAAAPAAAPAGGATVQVAVPDIGGHTDVDVIAVEVKVGDTVAEDDTLITLETDKATMDVPCTAAGVVKAVFLKVGDKVSEGTAIIEVETAGSAAAPAPAPAQAAAPAAAPAPAAAPAAAPAPVAAPAPAAAKIDEAAFAKAHAGPSARKLARELGVDLGQVKGTGLKGRIMGDDIKAFVKSVMQGGAAKPAAAGASLGGGLDLLPWPKVDFSKFGNVEVKELSRIKKISGQNLSRNWVVIPHVTVHEEADMTELEEFRKQLNKEWEREGVKLSPLAFIIKASVSALKAFPEFNASLDGDNLVLKNYFNIGFAADTPNGLVVPVIKDVDQKGLKEISQELTELSKKAREGKLKPQEMQGACFTISSLGGIGGTGFTPIVNAPEVAILGVCKSQIKPVWNGKEFAPRLMCPLSLSFDHRVIDGAAGMRFTVFLANLLKDFRRITL from the coding sequence ATGAGTATCGTAGAAATCAAAGTACCCGATATCGGCGGTCATGAAAACGTCGATATCATCGCAGTAGAAGTCAAAGCGGGCGACACCATCGCCGTTGACGACACCCTGATTACTCTGGAAACCGACAAAGCCACTATGGACGTACCTGCCGATGCAGCAGGCGTTGTGAAAGAAGTGAAAGTCAAAGTCGGCGACAAAATCTCCGAAGGCGGCGTAATTCTGACCGTTGAAACCGGTGCTGCCGCTGCTGAAGCCGCTCCGGCTCCTGCCGCTGAAGCACAACCTGCGCCTGCCGCTGCACCCGCTGCCGCTCCCGCAGGCGGTGCAACCGTTCAAGTAGCCGTTCCAGACATTGGCGGTCATACTGATGTAGATGTAATCGCCGTTGAAGTCAAAGTGGGCGACACCGTTGCCGAAGACGACACGCTGATTACTTTGGAAACCGACAAAGCGACTATGGATGTACCTTGTACTGCCGCCGGTGTCGTTAAAGCCGTATTCCTGAAAGTCGGCGACAAAGTATCCGAAGGTACTGCCATTATCGAAGTGGAAACCGCCGGTTCTGCCGCCGCTCCCGCTCCCGCGCCTGCTCAAGCCGCAGCCCCGGCAGCAGCACCTGCTCCGGCTGCCGCGCCTGCCGCAGCTCCGGCTCCTGTTGCCGCTCCTGCACCTGCCGCAGCCAAAATCGATGAAGCTGCTTTTGCCAAAGCACACGCGGGTCCTTCCGCTCGCAAACTGGCGCGCGAATTGGGCGTAGATTTGGGTCAAGTCAAAGGTACCGGCTTGAAAGGCCGTATCATGGGTGACGACATTAAAGCCTTTGTGAAATCTGTAATGCAGGGCGGTGCGGCGAAACCTGCTGCTGCCGGCGCATCTTTGGGCGGCGGTCTGGACTTGCTGCCGTGGCCTAAAGTGGACTTCTCCAAATTCGGCAATGTCGAAGTTAAAGAGTTGTCCCGCATTAAGAAAATTTCCGGTCAAAACCTGTCCCGTAACTGGGTAGTCATCCCGCACGTTACCGTTCACGAAGAAGCGGACATGACCGAGTTGGAAGAATTCCGCAAACAGCTGAACAAAGAATGGGAACGCGAAGGCGTGAAATTGTCTCCGTTGGCGTTCATCATCAAAGCCTCCGTTTCCGCGCTGAAAGCCTTCCCAGAATTCAACGCTTCTTTGGACGGCGACAATCTGGTTCTGAAAAACTACTTCAACATCGGTTTCGCAGCTGATACGCCGAACGGCTTGGTTGTTCCCGTCATCAAAGACGTGGATCAAAAAGGTCTGAAAGAAATCAGCCAAGAGCTGACCGAATTGTCTAAAAAAGCCCGCGAAGGCAAGCTCAAACCGCAAGAAATGCAAGGCGCCTGCTTTACCATTTCCAGCTTGGGCGGCATCGGCGGTACAGGCTTCACTCCGATTGTGAATGCACCGGAAGTCGCTATTTTGGGCGTGTGCAAATCCCAAATTAAACCGGTTTGGAACGGCAAAGAGTTCGCTCCTCGCCTGATGTGCCCGTTGAGCCTGTCCTTCGACCACCGCGTTATCGACGGTGCTGCCGGTATGCGCTTCACCGTATTCCTGGCGAACCTGTTGAAAGACTTCCGCCGCATTACCCTGTAA